Part of the Enterobacter pseudoroggenkampii genome, CATTACGCCTCCAGCTTTCATATTGTGACCGGTCATATGTGCCAGGGGAACGACCCGCAAAACTGGCATGCCCTGGCGCAAATCAACGGAACGCTGATCGTTCTGATGGGAATGACGCGGCTGACGGAAATCTGCCAGCAGCTCATCGAGGGAGGCATGTCCGCTGAAACGCCGGTAGCGGTGGTGATGTATGCCAGCCAGTCTCGTCAGCAGATCGCCAAAGGTACGCTGACCGATATCCACCTCGAGGTTGAACGTCAAAAACTGCATGCTCCGGCGCTTATCGTCATTGGTGAGGTGGTCAGCCTGCAGGAGATACTGGCGTTTACCGCATCACATATCGCGCTGAATCAGATTGTTGTCTGATGTTATCCTGACATTTTCGAAATGGACGAGTGAAACGAATGAGTGAGCATGGTGGTAACGTTCTGGAAGCGGGGCTGCAGTTGGGGATCGATCCCGAGCTGCTGGTGGACTTTAGCGCGAACATCAATCCGTTAGGGCTGCCCGATCGCGTCAGGTCGCTCATTGTGTCCCACCTGGATATCATCATGCAGTACCCGGACGTTGAATACCGCCATCTTCATCAGGCGCTGGCCACCGCCAGCCGGTGTGACTATGACCAGACGATTGCCGGGAATGGCGAAACGGAGCTGATCTATGGCCTGGTGCGAACGCTTGCCCCTCGCCGGGCGATGCTGCTGGTACCGGGCTTCGCCGAATATCGCCGGGCATTACAGCAGCAGGGTTGCGAGATAATTGACTATGCGCTGAGTGAGCAGAACGGGTTCCAGGTGGATGTTTCCATACTGGACGCCGTTCGCGCGCACAGGCCCGATTGCCTGTTTATCGCGACGCCAAACAACCCTACCGGACTCATGCCTGATGCCGGTCTTCTCGACCGGCTGGCCTCACTGTGCGAATCGCTGCAGATTGCGCTGATTGTGGATGAGGCGTTCATCGATTTTCTGCCGCAGGGCTCCACGCTGGCGCCGCGGCTGGCGGAGTCACGCTATCTTTACCTGCTGCGATCCCTGACCAAGTTTTTTGCTATTCCCGGGCTGCGTCTTGGGTATCTGCTGAGCGGCAATACGCAAACCATTCACCAGCTGAAACGCACCCGTGAGCCCTGGTCCGTGAATGCCTTCTCGGCGCTTGTGGGGCAATATTTGCTGTCGGATGAGGACTATATTGCTCGCAGCCACGCCTTTATCGCCCGGGAGCGGGATTTCCTGTGGCAGGCGATGGCGCGCTTTTCATCGCTGGCGGTCTGGAAGCCGCAGGCCAACTTTATTTTCTTCCGCTGTCTGCGTCCGGGTTTCGACCTGAAGGCGGCGCTGCTCGGCCATCACATCCTTATCCGCCACTGCGAAAACTATCCAGGGCTCGATCGCGACTACTACCGGATTGCCGTGCGTACCGAGGCGGAGAACCGCCGGTTTATTGCCGCGCTGACTCACGTTTTACAAGGCTAAGGCGATGGACTATTTCCCGATTTTTTGCAACCTGAAGGGGAAACGCTGCCTGATCGTCGGTGGCGGGCAGGTGGCGACGCATAAGGCGAAGGGGCTGCTGGCGGCCGGGGCGGTGCTGCATCTGGTTGCGCCCACCCTGACGCCGGAACTCGCCAGCCTGCACGCGAGCGGTGACATCGAGTGGTTTCCGGCGACGTTTTCGCCGCAGTATCTGCAGTCGTGCTGGCTGGTCATTGCCGCGACCAGCGATCCGCAGGTGAATCGTCAGGTCGCCGCGGCCGCCAGCGCGGAGCGTATCTTTTGCAATGTCACGGACGACCCTTCTGCTGCCACCTTTATCTCACCGGCCATAATCGACCATTCGCCGGTCATTATTGCGCTGAGCTGCGGGGGCAACGCGCCGGTGTACAGCAAGATCCTCAAAGCGCATGTCGCAGCCCACCTTCCTCCGGGCATGCGGGAAAGCGTGCGGCTGGCGGGGACGCTGCGTGAACGGATTAATCGCGCATGCGGTGACCGGGAGCGCAAGCGTGCATTTTGGGCCGCGTTCTTCCGGCATGCTCCGCTGCAGCAGGCTTTAGCGCAGGAGCACGAGCAAGAGGTCAGGCAGCAGGTCGAGTGGCTCATTCAGCACAGGCTGCTATCAGAGTAGCGTCACGCCGCCTTTTACCATCCGCAGCAGGTGTTGTTCAGGCCAGTGGCGGGTGAGCTGTTTTTTTACCAGCAGCCATTTCACATAATCGACATCGTCTTTATTTCTGTCCAGCATCAGACCCACGACGCTACCGCTGTGCGCCACGTTCACCCCGTAAATACCGCACTCCTCCACCAGTGAGAGCAGTGCGTCAAAATCCGGTTTAGGCAACAGCGTCTGGCTGGCGATGGCGCTGAGGGTGGCCGCTTCGCCCATCCGATAAGGGTTTTGCGTTATGCAGGACTCCTGGACTTTTCCCCACGCGCGTTCCAGCGCTGGCGCACCGGCCAGTAGCCCCGCCTGACGCGGGATGCGGTGGTAATCTGCCGTACGCAGCGTTTGCGGACTTTCCAGAACGAGCAGGTCGAGAGCGGGCTGGGCGTGGCAGGCGATCTGCGTGGAAGCGTCGTTATGGTCGAAAAGGGTCAACTGGCGAAACACGGTGCTGTCGGTGGGTTCGAGCGAAACGCAAAGCGTTGCCAGCGTGCTTTCGTCGAGCTGACGCCCCAGATGGTGGGCGGTGGCGACGGCGGTGGCGGCGATATCCGCGGTGCTGCTGGCCATCCCTTTGGCAACCGGGATGGTCGAGTGCACGTCAATGCGGATATCCTGGCTTAGCTGCGCCGGATAATGCCAGTGCTGCAACAATCGCTCGACCATCGCGCGCGAAAGCGGGCGTTCATCCGCCACGGGTGAGCCGTGGCTCACCTCAACGGTGCTGTACCATTCGACAGGGCAGGAGACCAGCTTCTCACTGCCCAAAATCCAGCCCTGGATAAGCTCACCGCACGACGCGGGGCACTGCGCAACAGCCACGTTTCCACCTTACTGGTCAGAAATTTCTGGAGCATAGTGTCATGAGGATATTCCTCTTACCTTGATATACCGCAAATTCCGACCTGGATAGTCTCCATATTATTTTGCGATCCTGCTGAACGCGTAATGCATCAATGAAATCACACTGACTTACGTTGAACAGCAATATTATGTTTTTACCGGGCTTTAATATCCTGATGAATTTTGATCACAATAAAATGAAAAAATATCAAGTAGTGCAATAACTTGTCATAGAACAATAAATATTGAGATTTTAAGCGTGATTATCTTTGCTTTTTATTTTTTGTGATAAAACGTTGAGTTATTGAGAAAGGTGTCAATTATTCTGGCGCCACGTTTTACTCAGCATGGTTTTCATTTGTGGTTAAGTATTTGCCTAAGGTGAATTGAAGCGCCGCAAATAGCATTGCTGTTTTGAGAACGAACTCTTTCTCATAATGTAAGCCGACAGGTTTTGCCACATTTGTGGCAGGGAAGGGGGTGACAATCCCCCGCAGCCCCCGCTGCTGTGATGCTGACGACCCCGTAATGACCACTGATCGTGAGATTGGGAAGGACGGGCGAGGAGGACGCTAAGCCAGAAGACCTGCCTGTCGGGAACGTTCAACAACTTCGGTGGGAAGTGGGTTGTACTGATGCATCATACAGTCGAAAGACTGGGACGACGTGTATCTATACCTCCCAACCACCCTGGACAGGATCGGGGTCATGGCGGCAAAGCAGTACGCGTTTGTTCTGGCAGGTACCGGAAGCGGTTGTGGTAAAACCACGGTGACGCTTGGCCTGTTGAGTCTGTTAAAACAGCGTGGATTACGCGTCCAGCCGTATAAAGTGGGCCCTGACTATCTTGATACCGGCTGGCATACCAAAGTCAGCGGCGCCTCCTCCCGCAACCTCGACAGCTTCATGCTTCCTGAGCCAATACTCAACGCGCTGTTTTGCGAGCATATGCAGCAGGCGGATATCGCGGTCATTGAAGGCGTGATGGGGCTGTATGACGGCTACGGCACCGATCCGAACTATTGCAGCACCGCCGCGATGGCAAAACAGCTGGGCTGTCCGGTGGTTCTGCTGGTGGACGGCAAGGCGGTATCTACGTCGATTGCCGCGACCGTAATGGGCTTTCAGCGGTTCGACCCTACCCTCAATATTGCCGGGGTGATTGTCAATCGCGTCAACAGCGAATCACATTATCAGCTGCTCAAAACGGCCATTGAGCACTACTGCACGCTACCCGTCCTGGGCTATGTGCCGCACGTTGAGGGCGTCGGTTTGCCCGAGCGCCATCTTGGGTTGGTCACCGCCCGGGAGTCGGCCGCAGACCCGCAGACCTGGCAAAATTTTGCCGCCATTCTCGAACGTACGCTGGATATCGAACAACTTCTCGCGCTCAGCCAGATGGCGTCGCTGCCGCAGGGCGCCTGGCCCGCGCGCCCTGACGGGGACGCCGGGCGCGGGTTAACGCTCGCGATGGCCGATGACGAGGCCTTCAACTTCTATTACCCGGATAACATCACGCTGCTTGAACGTTCCGGGGTCGACATTATCCGCTTTAGCCCGCTGCGCGATAGCCGCTTACCTGACTGCCAGATGGTCTGGCTCGGGGGCGGTTACCCGGAGCTGCATGCGGCACGGCTTGCGGAAAACACCGCGATGCTCGCCAGCCTGCGGGAGGCGCATCGTCGCGGGGTGGCGATCTACGCCGAATGCGGTGGGCTGATGTACCTCGGCAGCACGCTGGAAGATAGCGAGGGGGTTACCCACCGGATGGCCAATATTATCCCCGGCCACAGCAGGATGGGTAAACGGCTGACCCGTTTTGGCTATTGTGAGGCGCAGGCGCGCCAGCCCACGCTGCTGGCCGATAGCGGGGAGGTGCTGCGAGGGCATGAGTTTCACTATTCTGACTTCTCCCCCCAAACCCCTGCGGTACTGGCGTGCCGCAAAGTGCGTGATGGCGTGACGATGCAGGAATGGGCGGGGGGCTGGCAGGTTGGCAACACGTTCGCAAGCTACCTGCACCTCCACTTTGCCCAACGCCCCACGATGCTCAGCCGCTGGCTGACGGCGGCGAGGGGGGCGCTATGACCCTGATGGCATGGTGCGTCGCGTGGCTGCTCGATGTCATCATCGGCGACCCGCAACACTGGCCGCATCCGGTGCGCTGGATAGGCAACCTGATCAATGCGGTGCAGCGGGGTGTACGCCGCTGCTGCCATAGCGACGCGGCGTTACGCATTGGCGGCGGCGTCATGTGGCTGGCCGTCGTGGGGCTGACCTGGGGCATAGCCTGGGGCGTGCTGGCGTTCGGACGGTGGGTGCATCCCTGGCTGGGCTGGGCGATTGAGGTGTGGATGATATTTACCGTGCTGGCCGGGCGCAGTCTGGCAAACGCCGCGCGGGACGTTGAACGCCCGCTGCGGGCAGGCGACCTTGATGAAAGCCGCGAAAAGCTCTCCTGGATAGTGGGGCGCGATACCTCTCAGCTTCAGCCGGAACAGATCAACCGGGCGGTGGTGGAGACCGTCGCGGAGAACACGGTCGACGGCGTTATCGCCCCGCTGTTCTTCCTCCTGCTGGGCGGCGCGCCGCTGGCGATGGCCTATAAGGCGGTGAATACCCTCGATTCAATGGTGGGCTACAAGCATGAAAAATACCGCGCGATCGGCATGGTCAGCGCCCGTATGGATGACGTGGCGAACGCTATCCCCGCGCGCCTGAGCTGGCTCTTACTGAGCGTTGCGGCGTGGCTATGCCGCGAGGATCCCTCCCGCGCGCTGCGCGTCGGCTGGCGCGACCGCTACAACCACAGCAGCCCCAACTGCGCGTGGGCTGAAGCAACGGTTGCCGGTGCGCTGGGCATCCGGCTTGGCGGACCCAACACCTATTTTGGCCAGCGCGTGGAAAAGCCGTGGATCGGCGACGCGCTGCGCCCGATTGCGGTAGACGACATTTCCCGAACGATTCGACTGATGTGGGTTTCCTCCACCCTGGCGCTGGC contains:
- the cbiB gene encoding adenosylcobinamide-phosphate synthase CbiB, whose protein sequence is MTLMAWCVAWLLDVIIGDPQHWPHPVRWIGNLINAVQRGVRRCCHSDAALRIGGGVMWLAVVGLTWGIAWGVLAFGRWVHPWLGWAIEVWMIFTVLAGRSLANAARDVERPLRAGDLDESREKLSWIVGRDTSQLQPEQINRAVVETVAENTVDGVIAPLFFLLLGGAPLAMAYKAVNTLDSMVGYKHEKYRAIGMVSARMDDVANAIPARLSWLLLSVAAWLCREDPSRALRVGWRDRYNHSSPNCAWAEATVAGALGIRLGGPNTYFGQRVEKPWIGDALRPIAVDDISRTIRLMWVSSTLALALFIAARWLMAGAA
- a CDS encoding precorrin-2 dehydrogenase/sirohydrochlorin ferrochelatase family protein, which translates into the protein MDYFPIFCNLKGKRCLIVGGGQVATHKAKGLLAAGAVLHLVAPTLTPELASLHASGDIEWFPATFSPQYLQSCWLVIAATSDPQVNRQVAAAASAERIFCNVTDDPSAATFISPAIIDHSPVIIALSCGGNAPVYSKILKAHVAAHLPPGMRESVRLAGTLRERINRACGDRERKRAFWAAFFRHAPLQQALAQEHEQEVRQQVEWLIQHRLLSE
- the cobD gene encoding threonine-phosphate decarboxylase CobD, with translation MSEHGGNVLEAGLQLGIDPELLVDFSANINPLGLPDRVRSLIVSHLDIIMQYPDVEYRHLHQALATASRCDYDQTIAGNGETELIYGLVRTLAPRRAMLLVPGFAEYRRALQQQGCEIIDYALSEQNGFQVDVSILDAVRAHRPDCLFIATPNNPTGLMPDAGLLDRLASLCESLQIALIVDEAFIDFLPQGSTLAPRLAESRYLYLLRSLTKFFAIPGLRLGYLLSGNTQTIHQLKRTREPWSVNAFSALVGQYLLSDEDYIARSHAFIARERDFLWQAMARFSSLAVWKPQANFIFFRCLRPGFDLKAALLGHHILIRHCENYPGLDRDYYRIAVRTEAENRRFIAALTHVLQG
- a CDS encoding cobyrinate a,c-diamide synthase encodes the protein MAAKQYAFVLAGTGSGCGKTTVTLGLLSLLKQRGLRVQPYKVGPDYLDTGWHTKVSGASSRNLDSFMLPEPILNALFCEHMQQADIAVIEGVMGLYDGYGTDPNYCSTAAMAKQLGCPVVLLVDGKAVSTSIAATVMGFQRFDPTLNIAGVIVNRVNSESHYQLLKTAIEHYCTLPVLGYVPHVEGVGLPERHLGLVTARESAADPQTWQNFAAILERTLDIEQLLALSQMASLPQGAWPARPDGDAGRGLTLAMADDEAFNFYYPDNITLLERSGVDIIRFSPLRDSRLPDCQMVWLGGGYPELHAARLAENTAMLASLREAHRRGVAIYAECGGLMYLGSTLEDSEGVTHRMANIIPGHSRMGKRLTRFGYCEAQARQPTLLADSGEVLRGHEFHYSDFSPQTPAVLACRKVRDGVTMQEWAGGWQVGNTFASYLHLHFAQRPTMLSRWLTAARGAL
- a CDS encoding L-threonine kinase yields the protein MAVAQCPASCGELIQGWILGSEKLVSCPVEWYSTVEVSHGSPVADERPLSRAMVERLLQHWHYPAQLSQDIRIDVHSTIPVAKGMASSTADIAATAVATAHHLGRQLDESTLATLCVSLEPTDSTVFRQLTLFDHNDASTQIACHAQPALDLLVLESPQTLRTADYHRIPRQAGLLAGAPALERAWGKVQESCITQNPYRMGEAATLSAIASQTLLPKPDFDALLSLVEECGIYGVNVAHSGSVVGLMLDRNKDDVDYVKWLLVKKQLTRHWPEQHLLRMVKGGVTLL